From the genome of Labrus bergylta chromosome 4, fLabBer1.1, whole genome shotgun sequence, one region includes:
- the LOC109997017 gene encoding crystallin J1A-like codes for MASALANRAMGAIVGSAVADAAAQPLHWVYDLQKLQGILAQDPNHEFRSESANPFYRRQTGQQSCYGDQAFVLLESLSECGGLNVDDLTQRTLKFFGPGSEYDTPVNDPYREKGGPRPQLPIEGPWRQGSLKGFLKNVDAGKEETGCENDCQIDGIAKLAPVVAFYAGKPEMLEKVEQAVRVTQNNDECVAETLAAARILEQYILNGPDPKALDSVLDQLSDSKRKQPQDLDKAVIAHLHQVKENLSKTPQELIPAVFPNTUGLPGAFQAALHGVLTAEHYEQAVRDTMSRGGCTCSRGSFIGACLGAQVGLQGIPTSWTSKTLRYNLVLQHAEKITKQHQ; via the exons ATGGCCTCAGCTCTGGCCAACAGAGCGATGGGAGCCATTGTGGGATCAGCTGTCGCAGATGCAGCAG cgcaGCCCCTCCACTGGGTGTACGACCTGCAGAAGCTGCAGGGGATTCTGGCTCAGGATCCAAACCATGAGTTCCGCTCTGAGTCGGCCAACCCTTTTTACAGGAGGCAGACGGGCCAGCAGAGCTGCTACGGAGACCAGGCCTTTGTCCTGCTGGAGTCCTTGTCCGAATGTGGAG GGCTGAATGTTGATGATCTGACGCAGCGCACCCTAAAATTCTTTGGGCCGGGGTCAGAGTATGACACTCCTGTCAATGATCCTTACAGAGAGAAAGGAG GGCCCAGACCTCAGCTGCCCATCGAGGGACCATGGAGACAAGGGAGTTTGAAAGGCTTCCTGAAGAATGTGGACGCAGGCAAAGAGGAGACGG GCTGTGAGAACGACTGTCAGATTGATGGAATAGCCAAACTGGCTCCTGTAGTGGCTTTTTATGCAGGGAAGCCTGAGATGCTGGAAAAGGTGGAGCAGGCAGTCCGAGTCACCCAGAACAACGATGAATGTGTGGCAGAGACTCTTGCAGCTGCCAG GATCCTGGAGCAGTACATCCTGAATGGTCCTGATCCAAAAGCCTTGGACTCTGTGCTCGACCAGCTCAGTGACTCGAAGAGAAAGCAGCCACAGGACCTGGACAAAGCAGTCATTG CTCACCTTCATCAGGTGAAGGAAAATCTATCCAAGACTCCTcaggagctgatcccagctgtgtTTCCAAACACATGAG GTTTGCCAGGTGCTTTCCAAGCAGCGCTGCATGGAGTCCTGACGGCCGAGCACTATGAGCAGGCAGTCAGAGACACCATGAGCCGCGGGGGATGCACCTGTAGCAGAGGGTCCTTCATTGGAGCTTGTCTTGGGGCTCAG GTGGGTCTTCAGGGAATTCCAACTTCCTGGACTTCCAAAACCCTTCGTTACAACTTAGTGCTACAGCACGCCGAGAAGATTACCAAGCAGCACCAAtag
- the eif2b5 gene encoding translation initiation factor eIF-2B subunit epsilon has product MAGKGGKQSRSGPGISGRKGAGEQEEEEQPLQAVLVADSFNRRFFPVTKDQPRALLPLGNVAMIDYTLEFLTSTGVQETFVFCCWMASEIKDHLLKSKWCRPTSPNTVHIITSEQYRSLGDVLRDVDAKSLVRSDFVLVYGDVVSNIDISQALQEHRHRRKVEKNISVMTIIFKESSPGHRSRCEEDDVIVAMDSRSQRVLHYQKTHGLKRLQFPMNIFHSSSDEFEIRHDLLDCHISICSPQVAELFTDNFDYQTRNDFVRGMLVNEEIMGNQIHMHTTKDGYGVRVSNLLMYDSVSSDVVRRWVYPLTPEANFVDQEGRSCTYSRHNVYRGSGVSLGHGSQMEENVLIGCDTSIGANCYISNSVIGNNCTIGDNVKLDHAYIWSNVHIASNVEISQSVVCDKVEVKEGVRLNKQCVLAYNVVIGPNISLPEGTVVSMHHPEEEEEEDDDEFLSDDAEVGHSKDKTKRKVFNPAEVGAEGKGYIWRASSLDDTEDEELSQCLWGLVLNPDPESESEDSEPDDADDPVIPSPEMDDVKVFQLEVLGTLQRGVEENIGFDNLVLEINSLKYAYNITLKEVMQILTRVALEYPFQQQGQQITTSQYVTLLLPLLKKWAPVFKNYVKRAQDQLDCLSAFEEHFLEQESHWAAMVKVLMNMYQLEIVEEEMILRWFSQGATTDKSRQLRKNQGLQKFIQWLEEAEESSEEEGE; this is encoded by the exons ATGGCCGGTAAAGGAGGAAAACAGAGTCGTTCTGGTCCAGGCATTTCAGGTAGAAAAGGTGCAGgtgagcaggaagaagaggagcagcCACTTCAGGCAGTTTTAGTCGCTGACAGCTTCAACCGGAGGTTTTTCCCGGTGACCAAAGACCAACCGAGG GCTCTGCTGCCTCTGGGTAATGTGGCCATGATCGACTACACGCTGGAGTTCCTCACCTCCACTGGGGTGCAGGAAACATTTGTCTTCTGCTGCTGGATGGCCAGTGAAATCAAGGACCACTTGCT GAAGTCAAAGTGGTGCCGACCCACCTCTCCAAACACAGTCCACATTATCACCTCAGAGCAGTACCGCTCCTTAGGAGATGTGCTCAGGGATGTCGATGCCAAGTCTCTTGTCCGCTCTGATTTTGTGTTGGTCTACGGCGATGTGGTATCGAATATCGACATCAGTCAGGCGCTGCaagaacacag GCATCGTAGAAAGGTGGAGAAAAATATCTCTGTGATGACGATTATCTTCAAGGAGTCGTCACCCGGTCACAGGTCGCGCTGTGAGGAAGATGATGTCATTGTCGCCATGGACAGCAGAAGCCAGCGTGTTTTACACTACCAGAAGACACATGGGCTTAAGAGGCTACAGTTCCCCATG aacattttccacagcagcaGTGATGAGTTTGAGATTCGACACGACCTGCTGGACTGTCACATCAGCATCTGTTCCCCACAG gttgcTGAGCTTTTCACTGACAATTTCGACTACCAAACTAGGAATGACTTTGTCCGCGGGATGTTGGTCAATGAAGAG ATTATGGGAAACCAGATACACATGCATACCACCAAGGACGGTTACGGCGTGCGAGTGTCAAACCTCCTCATGTACGATTCAGTATCGTCAGACGTCGTGCGGCGGTGGGTCTACCCGCTCACCCCAGAGGCAAACTTTGTTGACCAAGAGGGGCGGAGCTGCACGTATTCTCGCCACAACGTCTACCGAGGCTCCGGGGTCAGCCTGGGTCACGGCAGCCAGATGGAGGAGAACGTCCTCATTGGCTGCGACACCAGCATCGGCGCAAACTGTTACATCTCGAACAGTGTCATCGGAAACAACTGCACCATAG GTGACAATGTCAAACTGGACCACGCCTACATCTGGAGTAATGTTCACATTGCCAGCAACGTGGAGATCAGCCAGTCTGTGGTGTGTGACAAGGTGGAGGTCAAAGAGGGCGTCAGACTGAATAAACAGTGTGTCCTCGCTTATAAC GTGGTGATTGGACCAAACATCTCTCTACCTGAGGGCACTGTGGTGTCCATGCACCACCccgaggaggaagaagaggaggacgacGATGAATTCCTGAGTGATGATGCCGAGGTCGGTCAcagtaaagacaaaacaaaacggAAAG TGTTTAACCCCGCAGAGGTCGGAGCGGAGGGGAAAGGCTACATCTGGAGGGCCAGCAGTCTGGATGACacagaagatgaagagctgtCGCAGTGCCTGTGGG GTTTGGTGTTGAACCCCGACCCTGAGAGTGAAAGTGAGGACAGTGAGCCTGACGATGCTGACGATCCAGTGATTCCCTCGCCTGAGATGGATGACGTTAAAG TCTTTCAGTTGGAGGTGTTGGGGACTCTGCAGAGAGGTGTGGAGGAAAACATCGGCTTTGACAATCTTGTTCTTGAGATCAACTCTCTCAA GTACGCCTACAACATCACTCTGAAGGAGGTGATGCAGATTCTAACCCGGGTGGCCTTGGAGTACCCTTTCCAGCAGCAGGGCCAACAGATTACCACGTCACAATACGTTACTCTGCTCCTACCT TTACTGAAGAAATGGGCTCCGGTGTTTAAGAACTATGTGAAGAGAGCTCAGGACCAGCTGGACTGTCTGTCTGCGTTTGAGGAACATTTCCTGGAGCAGGAGAGTCACTGGGCAGCGATGGTCAAG GTCCTGATGAACATGTACCAGCTGGAGATcgtggaggaggagatgatcCTCCGCTGGTTCTCCCAGGGAGCCACAACAGACAAGAGCAGACAACTCCGCAAGAACCAGGGG CTTCAGAAATTCATCCAGTGGttggaggaggctgaggagtCTTCAGAAGAGGAAGGGGAGTAA
- the mul3 gene encoding mitochondrial ubiquitin ligase activator of nfkb 1-A, with amino-acid sequence MGDFPVNPLVVIGVGSSFAFSSLFYHLYQEKKKELVKLKEIPVFKPDRHLVQVLKSSPLRRLQYVAVEGLVQADGEPLASQFVPRCFGVIQKISVEETWKYWNSLSRTWNSRTMNKKETNNSVPFSLVSPGAYISDLFVRVQNPLEASGDYLERVYFKVRRAEEGLVDVVLQGISGEKPAAMEESEELLRVGSTLTGFGEVVLEGGQVMRLQAPQDGRKFILVPSDHRSFMDKHERSASMWKSLAAVTGITGATILAKVIYGIVGKQDDRSK; translated from the exons ATGGGTGACTTTCCTGTAAACCCGCTGGTTGTGATTGGTGTTGGGTCCAGCTTTGCCTTCTCCAGCCTTTTCTATCATTTGTAccaagaaaagaagaaggagtTGGTCAAGCTAAAG GAAATACCCGTTTTCAAGCCAGATCGTCATTTGGTTCAAGTTCTGAAATCCTCTCCCCTCAGGAGACTCCAGTATGTTGCTGTTGAAG GTCTGGTCCAGGCAGATGGGGAGCCTCTGGCCAGCCAGTTTGTCCCACGATGCTTCGGTGTGATTCAGAAGATATCAGTGGAGGAAACATGGAAATACTGGAACTCCCTCAGTAGGACATG GAATTCTCGGACaatgaacaaaaaagaaaccaacAACTCGGTGCCGTTTAGTCTGGTCAGCCCTGGAGCCTACATCAGTGACTTGTTCGTGAGGGTTCAGAACCCTCTGGAGGCCTCTGGGGACTATCTGGAGAGGGTGTATTTCAAAGTGAGACGAGCTGAGGAGGGCTTGGTGGACGTGGTGTTGCAGGGAATCAGCGGCGAGAAACCTGCGGCGatggaggagagcgaggagctCCTGCGGGTGGGGAGCACCCTGACTGGTTTTGGCGAGGTGGTGCTGGAGGGCGGGCAGGTGATGAGGCTGCAGGCCCCACAGGACGGCCGCAAATTTATCCTGGTACCCTCCGATCACAGGAGCTTCATGGACAAGCACGAGAGATCGGCCAGCATGTGGAAGTCGCTGGCCGCTGTCACCGGCATCACAGGGGCTACTATTCTAGCCAAGGTCATCTACGGCATTGTGGGAAAACAAGATGACAGATCCAAGTAG